In Bradyrhizobium guangxiense, the following are encoded in one genomic region:
- a CDS encoding L,D-transpeptidase, translating to MKNRLTMAQPTKAMRRRGPSGIVILAAMAVVAAVAPASAAKQARQVTEAVAQRQAGEPIMAIVSIKSQQVTFYDADGWILRAPVSTGTTGRETPAGVFAIIEKDKDHRSTMYDDAWMPNMQRITWNGIALHGGPLPGYAASHGCVRMPFGFAENLFDKTNIGMRVIISPNDAAPTDFSHPSLFVPKPEAIAAVPSRAGTLSAEADEATRVADEAKKAASAAAKEAASLPAALRKLEQQKARADAELAFADKTLANARNDQARAKAEELKQKAAAKAADAATQLDAAKAAAQPKRDAMAATKDAAKAAAARKTEAVKAATDAKLAGEPVSVYISRATQKLYVRRNTHKPAPDGGGEVFDTSIEVPVTIRNPDQPLGTHIFTAMAKSDTGLRWSVVTIDNGDEARNALDRITIPQDVWDRIGPTALPRSSIIISEEPLSSETNYRTEFVAVLSNEPQGGFITRKPTAPAMIASDDGWDNGGNGFGFFYQRDPYVQPVNPRRPRGQYQYYQSTQPMQRSWW from the coding sequence ATGAAAAACCGACTGACGATGGCGCAACCCACCAAGGCGATGCGGCGTCGGGGGCCTTCCGGAATTGTGATATTGGCGGCAATGGCCGTCGTCGCGGCGGTCGCGCCGGCGAGCGCGGCCAAGCAGGCGCGCCAGGTGACCGAGGCTGTGGCGCAGCGGCAGGCCGGTGAGCCGATCATGGCGATCGTCTCGATCAAGAGCCAGCAGGTCACTTTCTACGATGCCGACGGCTGGATCCTGCGCGCGCCGGTGTCGACCGGCACCACGGGACGCGAGACGCCGGCCGGCGTCTTCGCCATCATCGAGAAGGACAAGGACCATCGCTCGACCATGTATGACGATGCCTGGATGCCGAACATGCAGCGCATCACCTGGAACGGTATCGCGCTGCATGGCGGACCGCTGCCGGGCTATGCCGCCTCGCACGGCTGCGTGCGCATGCCCTTCGGCTTTGCCGAGAACCTGTTCGACAAGACCAACATCGGGATGCGGGTGATCATCTCGCCGAATGACGCAGCCCCGACCGACTTCTCTCACCCTTCGCTGTTCGTGCCGAAGCCGGAGGCCATTGCGGCCGTGCCAAGCCGGGCCGGCACGCTCTCCGCCGAAGCCGACGAGGCGACAAGGGTTGCGGACGAGGCCAAGAAGGCTGCTTCCGCCGCCGCAAAGGAGGCCGCCTCGCTCCCTGCCGCGCTGCGCAAGCTGGAACAGCAGAAGGCGCGCGCAGATGCCGAGCTCGCCTTCGCCGACAAGACGCTCGCGAACGCCAGGAACGATCAGGCTCGCGCCAAGGCCGAGGAGTTGAAGCAGAAGGCAGCAGCCAAGGCCGCCGATGCGGCGACGCAGCTCGATGCCGCCAAGGCCGCCGCGCAGCCGAAGCGCGATGCCATGGCTGCGACCAAGGACGCCGCAAAGGCCGCAGCGGCCAGAAAGACCGAGGCCGTCAAGGCGGCGACCGACGCAAAGCTCGCGGGCGAGCCGGTCTCGGTTTACATCAGCCGCGCGACGCAGAAGCTCTACGTGCGGCGGAATACGCACAAGCCGGCGCCCGACGGCGGCGGCGAGGTGTTCGACACCAGCATCGAGGTCCCCGTCACGATCCGCAATCCCGACCAGCCGCTCGGCACGCATATCTTCACGGCGATGGCGAAGTCCGACACGGGCCTGCGCTGGAGTGTGGTCACGATCGACAACGGCGACGAAGCCAGGAACGCGCTCGATCGCATCACCATCCCGCAGGATGTCTGGGACCGCATCGGGCCGACCGCGTTGCCGCGTTCCTCGATCATCATCTCGGAGGAGCCGCTGAGCAGCGAGACCAACTACCGGACCGAGTTCGTCGCGGTGCTGAGCAACGAGCCGCAAGGCGGCTTCATCACGCGCAAGCCGACCGCGCCTGCCATGATCGCGAGCGATGACGGCTGGGACAATGGCGGCAACGGCTTCGGCTTCTTTTACCAGCGCGATCCCTATGTCCAGCCGGTCAATCCGCGCCGGCCGCGTGGCCAGTACCAATATTATCAGTCGACGCAGCCGATGCAGCGAAGCTGGTGGTAG
- a CDS encoding carboxymuconolactone decarboxylase family protein, which yields MARLPLIDPETTSGDIRASFDRMPVKLNIFRMMAHAEANMIPAMRLGNSILHKQKLSAVNRELLILQAAQLEGGAYEWRQHVPIALGVGCTQSQVDAVERSDYDAAGLSAAERALLKFGREVVENVRVSEATFAAMRRHFSDQEIVEAIVALGFYMMMARLTEATETDLDPAAGMTVYDGGRK from the coding sequence GTGGCAAGGCTGCCCCTGATTGATCCGGAGACGACGAGCGGCGACATCCGCGCCTCGTTCGACCGCATGCCGGTCAAGCTCAACATCTTCCGCATGATGGCCCATGCCGAGGCCAACATGATCCCGGCGATGCGGCTCGGCAATTCGATCCTGCACAAGCAGAAGCTCAGCGCGGTCAACCGCGAGCTTCTGATCCTCCAGGCCGCGCAACTGGAGGGCGGCGCCTATGAATGGCGCCAGCACGTGCCGATCGCACTCGGCGTCGGCTGCACGCAGTCGCAGGTCGATGCCGTCGAGCGCTCCGACTACGACGCGGCCGGCTTAAGCGCAGCCGAGCGCGCGCTGCTGAAGTTCGGCCGCGAGGTGGTCGAGAACGTCCGTGTGAGCGAGGCGACCTTTGCTGCCATGCGTCGCCATTTCAGCGACCAGGAGATCGTTGAGGCCATCGTCGCGCTCGGTTTCTACATGATGATGGCGCGCCTGACGGAAGCGACCGAGACCGATCTCGATCCCGCCGCCGGCATGACGGTCTATGACGGCGGCAGGAAGTGA
- a CDS encoding HvfC/BufC N-terminal domain-containing protein — translation MRPEPGLSFAASFAPALLDPACETPAVVTGPNGKAAGRRYDVYRNNVTVSLIDALAAVYPAVQRITGTEFFRAMARFHVRSNPPTSPLLFEYGRDFPEFIEAYEHARDMPWLADVARVERAWLDAYHAADAVPLSPARLAAVTPDRLADLVLVPHPAARCLRSPYAAVTIFAANRDTASVPRIDASTREDALITRPELDVTVHRLRPGGAVFARSLISGRPLGEAAAAALEAAPDFDIAANIAGLIEAGAFISLASGDPS, via the coding sequence ATGCGGCCTGAGCCCGGCCTGTCCTTCGCCGCGTCGTTCGCGCCGGCGCTGCTGGATCCGGCGTGCGAAACGCCTGCGGTCGTGACCGGCCCGAACGGCAAGGCCGCCGGCCGGCGCTACGACGTCTACCGCAACAACGTCACGGTCAGCCTGATCGACGCGCTGGCTGCGGTCTATCCGGCGGTGCAGCGCATCACCGGCACTGAGTTCTTCCGCGCCATGGCGCGCTTCCATGTGCGCAGCAATCCGCCGACCTCGCCGCTGCTGTTCGAGTATGGCCGCGATTTTCCGGAGTTCATCGAAGCCTATGAGCATGCGCGAGATATGCCCTGGCTCGCCGACGTCGCGCGCGTCGAACGGGCCTGGCTCGATGCCTATCACGCCGCCGACGCGGTGCCGCTGTCGCCGGCCCGACTCGCGGCGGTGACACCCGATCGTCTGGCCGATCTGGTGCTCGTTCCACACCCGGCCGCGCGATGCCTGCGCTCGCCTTACGCGGCCGTGACGATCTTTGCCGCCAACCGCGACACTGCGTCGGTGCCGCGCATCGATGCTTCCACGCGCGAGGATGCCCTGATTACACGGCCCGAGCTCGACGTCACCGTGCACCGCCTTCGGCCCGGCGGAGCGGTGTTCGCAAGAAGCCTGATCTCGGGGCGGCCGCTCGGCGAGGCCGCGGCGGCAGCGCTCGAGGCTGCGCCCGACTTCGACATTGCCGCGAACATCGCCGGGTTGATCGAAGCCGGCGCCTTCATCTCGCTCGCCAGCGGAGACCCATCATGA
- a CDS encoding ABC transporter substrate-binding protein — protein MARFARPRLAAACILLPLLAAGAAPAQTAKYDPGANDKTIKIGTTAPLSGPVSAFAQIARSAEAYFRKVNDEGGVNGRRIQMVIADDAYSPPKTVEQTRKLVESDEVLLIFGGVGTPTNSAVHKYLNDRKVPQLFLGSGAAKWDDPKNFPWTVGWQPTYRDEAIAYARYIKASHANAKIGVLYQNDDLGKDYLKALEEGLGSGEAIVARAAYETSAPTVDTQILQLKTAGADIVLAAATPKFAAQAIRKIGEIGWKPVTIISNVSASISGVLEPAGKDNSTGVISSQYLKDATDPALKDDAGYKEWLAFMDKYLPDANKSDWLNVYGYTIAQTLVTVLKASGNDLTRANVMKQATTMKDVRLPMLINGTAVNNSPEHYTPMTSLQLIRFDGTRWVPFGDLLKN, from the coding sequence ATGGCGCGCTTCGCCCGCCCTCGCCTCGCTGCGGCCTGCATCCTGTTGCCGTTGCTCGCGGCCGGCGCCGCCCCTGCCCAGACGGCGAAATACGACCCCGGTGCCAACGACAAGACCATCAAGATCGGCACCACCGCGCCGCTGAGCGGCCCGGTGTCGGCGTTCGCGCAGATCGCAAGATCGGCGGAGGCGTATTTCCGCAAGGTGAATGACGAAGGCGGGGTCAACGGCCGCCGCATCCAGATGGTCATCGCGGATGACGCCTACAGTCCGCCGAAGACGGTGGAGCAAACGCGAAAACTGGTCGAGAGTGATGAGGTGCTGCTGATCTTCGGCGGCGTCGGTACCCCGACCAACAGCGCCGTGCACAAATATCTCAACGACCGCAAGGTGCCGCAGCTCTTCCTCGGCTCGGGCGCGGCGAAGTGGGACGATCCGAAGAACTTTCCATGGACCGTCGGCTGGCAGCCGACCTATCGCGACGAAGCAATCGCCTACGCCAGATACATCAAGGCGAGCCACGCCAATGCGAAGATCGGCGTGCTCTACCAGAACGACGATCTCGGCAAGGACTATCTGAAGGCCCTGGAGGAAGGGCTCGGCAGCGGTGAAGCGATCGTCGCCCGCGCGGCCTACGAGACCTCGGCGCCAACCGTCGACACGCAGATCCTGCAATTGAAGACCGCCGGCGCCGACATCGTGCTGGCGGCTGCTACGCCGAAATTTGCGGCGCAGGCGATCAGGAAGATCGGCGAGATCGGCTGGAAGCCGGTGACCATCATCTCCAACGTCTCGGCCTCGATCAGCGGCGTGCTGGAGCCGGCCGGCAAGGACAATTCCACCGGGGTCATCTCCAGCCAATATCTGAAGGACGCCACCGATCCAGCGCTGAAGGACGACGCCGGGTACAAGGAATGGCTGGCCTTCATGGACAAATACCTGCCGGACGCCAACAAGAGCGACTGGCTCAACGTCTACGGCTACACCATCGCGCAGACGCTGGTGACGGTGCTGAAGGCCTCCGGTAACGATCTCACCCGCGCCAATGTGATGAAGCAGGCGACGACCATGAAGGACGTACGCCTGCCGATGCTGATCAACGGCACGGCGGTGAACAATTCGCCCGAGCATTACACGCCGATGACGAGCCTTCAGCTGATCCGTTTCGACGGCACGCGCTGGGTGCCGTTCGGCGATCTCCTGAAGAACTAA
- a CDS encoding Bug family tripartite tricarboxylate transporter substrate binding protein yields the protein MMLRTVTLSFLALMSATLASHAEDPSAYPTRKIRMLLPYAAGGGGDVVGRLLADKMGKTLGQSIYIENHTGAAGTLGTQMVAASPNDGYTITVGGMTTHVLAPAIYPKLPYDSIKDFTTIGRVGVSSIILVATKNFAANDIKELIALAKKGQPIQYGSWGIGSTGQFCAEILMQQTGIKMEHVPFNGIAKLAGDLLGGHISLATLDVATATPLVKDGSIKALAACGERSPSLPDVASYKEQGVPFDRSLSWAMYAPAGVVEPIARKLSAALKEALGDDVVKQKLLGLGITPQFVPGDEQRDINARDIAAWKQVAKDAGIEVK from the coding sequence ATGATGCTGCGCACCGTCACGCTTTCGTTTCTCGCATTGATGTCGGCGACGCTGGCGTCGCACGCCGAGGATCCCTCCGCCTATCCCACGCGCAAGATCAGAATGCTGCTGCCCTACGCCGCCGGTGGCGGCGGCGATGTGGTCGGCCGGCTGCTCGCAGACAAGATGGGCAAGACGCTCGGCCAGAGCATCTACATCGAAAACCACACGGGAGCGGCCGGCACGCTCGGCACGCAGATGGTCGCGGCGTCGCCGAATGACGGCTACACCATCACCGTCGGCGGCATGACCACGCATGTGCTGGCGCCCGCGATCTATCCAAAGCTTCCCTACGATTCGATCAAGGATTTCACGACGATCGGCCGCGTCGGCGTCTCCTCGATCATCCTGGTGGCGACCAAGAACTTTGCCGCCAATGATATCAAGGAGCTGATCGCACTCGCGAAGAAGGGCCAGCCGATCCAGTACGGCAGCTGGGGCATCGGCTCGACCGGGCAATTCTGCGCGGAGATCCTGATGCAGCAGACCGGCATCAAGATGGAGCACGTGCCGTTCAACGGCATCGCCAAGCTTGCCGGCGATCTGCTCGGCGGCCACATCTCGCTGGCCACGCTCGACGTCGCCACCGCAACGCCGCTGGTGAAGGACGGCTCGATCAAGGCGCTGGCGGCCTGCGGCGAGCGTTCGCCAAGCCTGCCTGATGTCGCCAGCTACAAGGAGCAGGGCGTGCCGTTCGACCGCAGCCTGTCCTGGGCGATGTATGCGCCGGCGGGCGTCGTCGAGCCGATCGCGAGGAAACTCTCAGCAGCCCTGAAGGAGGCGCTCGGCGATGACGTGGTAAAGCAGAAGCTGCTCGGCCTTGGCATCACCCCGCAATTCGTCCCCGGCGACGAGCAGCGCGACATCAATGCCCGCGACATCGCGGCCTGGAAACAGGTTGCCAAGGACGCCGGGATCGAGGTGAAGTGA
- a CDS encoding SDR family NAD(P)-dependent oxidoreductase, with product MSEIESKPERYVRPPSAESLGEAPGRGRLKGRRILIVGGGQRVFDAATDPIGNGRAMSILCAREGARVAVADLNRSSAEQTIKRIVDEGGEAFAIAADVTSEADVTRMVDEAHRAMGGLDGMVLNIGTFGKTGLDNVSTEEWNRIYDVNVRGPMLCCRAALPKFDNGGAIVFISSIAALKAGSQMAVYDSSKAALGGLMRNIAHLGARRGIRANLVYPGLVDTPNGREAGAGRPNRGKGHVPFGRQATAWEIAYAVLFFLSDESVYVTAQTLAVDSGLSGM from the coding sequence ATGTCGGAGATCGAAAGCAAGCCGGAACGCTATGTCCGTCCGCCGAGCGCGGAGTCGTTGGGCGAAGCGCCGGGCAGGGGGCGGCTGAAGGGGCGCCGTATCCTCATCGTCGGCGGCGGCCAGCGCGTGTTCGACGCAGCGACCGATCCGATCGGCAATGGTCGGGCCATGAGCATTCTGTGCGCCCGCGAGGGTGCGAGGGTCGCGGTCGCCGATCTCAACCGAAGCTCCGCTGAACAGACGATAAAGCGCATCGTCGACGAAGGCGGCGAGGCTTTCGCGATTGCCGCCGACGTCACCTCCGAGGCCGACGTGACGCGCATGGTCGACGAAGCGCACCGCGCCATGGGTGGCCTCGACGGCATGGTGCTGAACATTGGCACGTTCGGCAAGACTGGACTTGATAACGTCAGTACCGAGGAATGGAACAGGATCTACGACGTCAATGTCCGCGGTCCCATGCTGTGCTGCCGGGCCGCTCTGCCGAAGTTCGACAATGGCGGCGCCATCGTCTTCATCTCCTCGATCGCGGCGCTGAAGGCGGGATCGCAGATGGCGGTGTACGATTCCTCGAAAGCCGCGCTCGGCGGCTTGATGCGCAACATCGCCCATCTCGGCGCGCGCCGCGGCATCCGCGCCAATCTCGTCTATCCCGGCCTCGTCGACACGCCGAATGGCCGCGAAGCCGGCGCCGGCCGTCCCAACCGCGGCAAGGGCCATGTCCCGTTCGGCCGCCAGGCCACGGCGTGGGAGATTGCTTATGCTGTGCTGTTCTTCCTGTCGGATGAAAGCGTCTACGTCACCGCGCAGACGCTCGCGGTCGATAGCGGTCTCAGCGGAATGTAA
- a CDS encoding class I SAM-dependent methyltransferase: MPDTDKVFAGSIPKIYDEYLVPLIFSVYAEDIAKRVAARSPSVLLEIAAGTGAVTRAVAAALPRGIRYVATDLNEPMLAVAAQRQADDDRIIWRQADAMALPFGDAEFDVVCCQFGAMFFPDRVKAYGEVKRVLKGDGTFVFNVWDRIEDNVLTHEATIALGKLFPDDPPRFMIRTPHGYYDKAVIRTDLERAGFRDISIQTRAEISRAPSPEYVALALCQGTPLRSEIEARDASKLQAATDVVAEAIRTRHGAGPVEGKIQAVVIEARP; the protein is encoded by the coding sequence ATGCCCGATACTGACAAGGTCTTCGCCGGCTCGATTCCGAAAATCTACGACGAGTATCTCGTCCCGCTGATCTTCTCCGTCTATGCGGAGGACATCGCAAAACGCGTCGCCGCACGCTCTCCCTCCGTGCTGCTCGAGATCGCCGCCGGCACCGGCGCAGTGACGCGCGCCGTGGCCGCGGCGCTGCCGCGCGGCATCCGTTACGTCGCGACCGATCTCAACGAGCCCATGCTCGCGGTCGCCGCGCAGCGTCAGGCGGATGACGACCGCATCATTTGGCGGCAGGCCGACGCAATGGCCCTGCCCTTCGGCGACGCCGAGTTCGACGTGGTCTGCTGCCAGTTCGGCGCAATGTTCTTTCCCGATCGTGTCAAGGCTTACGGCGAGGTCAAGCGCGTCCTGAAGGGCGACGGCACGTTCGTGTTCAACGTCTGGGATCGCATCGAGGACAATGTGCTCACGCACGAAGCGACAATCGCGCTGGGCAAATTGTTTCCCGACGACCCGCCACGTTTCATGATCCGCACGCCGCACGGCTATTATGACAAGGCCGTCATCAGAACCGATCTCGAACGTGCAGGCTTCCGCGATATCTCGATCCAGACGCGAGCTGAAATCAGCCGCGCGCCGTCGCCCGAATACGTCGCGCTCGCCCTCTGCCAGGGCACACCGCTGCGCAGCGAGATCGAGGCAAGGGACGCCAGCAAGCTGCAGGCTGCGACTGACGTCGTCGCCGAGGCGATCCGGACACGGCATGGCGCCGGACCGGTGGAAGGCAAGATTCAGGCTGTGGTGATCGAAGCGCGCCCATAG
- a CDS encoding DoxX family protein produces MITDQHMTNDSSLPSPWLLVDRANRLIQTLATPSLVQLVLRLALAVPFWRSGLLKWGGFLRLNDTAVTLFSDEFMLHLPGGPYHFPAPTVMAFLSGSGEIMFPILLVLGLGTRLAALGLLFMTVIVELTVPDGWPIHLTWAAMALGIMAGGPGNISLDHLLCRVRSPAR; encoded by the coding sequence ATGATCACGGACCAACACATGACCAACGACAGCAGCCTGCCGTCGCCTTGGCTGCTCGTCGACAGGGCCAACCGCCTGATCCAGACGCTTGCCACGCCTTCGCTCGTCCAGCTCGTGCTCCGCCTCGCGCTGGCGGTGCCGTTCTGGCGCTCGGGCCTGCTCAAATGGGGCGGCTTCCTCAGGCTCAACGACACCGCCGTGACACTGTTCAGCGACGAGTTCATGCTGCATCTGCCGGGCGGGCCCTATCACTTTCCAGCGCCGACGGTGATGGCGTTCCTGTCGGGTTCCGGCGAGATCATGTTTCCGATCCTGCTGGTGCTCGGACTGGGCACCCGGCTGGCTGCGCTCGGGCTGCTCTTCATGACTGTCATCGTCGAGCTCACGGTGCCCGACGGCTGGCCGATCCATCTCACCTGGGCGGCGATGGCGCTCGGCATCATGGCAGGCGGTCCCGGCAACATCTCGCTCGATCATCTGCTCTGTCGCGTGCGATCGCCCGCGCGATAG
- a CDS encoding VOC family protein: MSRIFGAVRQNGYVVRDIHAAMKHWIEVMGVGPWYYMDRVKTDWFRHRGRESAVEMSIALANSGDLQIELIQQRNDAPSLYKEFLDAGHEGLQHMSYWSHDYQALYDKAIGLGYRIGHEGQIGGDRGRFAYFDTQAHPGTVIEISDISGTKGPFFEKVRQAAMNWDGTRPIREVGGRS, from the coding sequence ATGAGCCGCATCTTCGGCGCGGTGCGCCAGAACGGATATGTGGTGCGGGACATCCACGCCGCGATGAAGCACTGGATCGAGGTGATGGGCGTTGGTCCCTGGTATTACATGGACCGCGTCAAGACCGACTGGTTCCGCCATCGCGGCCGGGAGTCCGCCGTCGAGATGAGCATTGCGCTGGCCAATTCGGGCGATCTCCAGATCGAGCTGATCCAGCAGCGCAACGACGCGCCTTCGCTCTACAAGGAGTTCCTGGACGCCGGCCACGAAGGCCTCCAGCACATGTCCTATTGGAGCCACGACTACCAGGCACTCTACGACAAGGCGATCGGACTCGGCTACAGGATCGGCCATGAGGGCCAGATCGGCGGCGACAGGGGACGCTTTGCCTATTTCGACACGCAGGCGCATCCGGGCACGGTGATCGAGATCTCCGACATCAGCGGCACCAAGGGGCCGTTCTTCGAGAAGGTCCGACAGGCGGCGATGAACTGGGACGGAACGCGGCCGATCCGCGAGGTCGGCGGCCGATCGTAG
- the bufB gene encoding MNIO family bufferin maturase has product MTTVMKPIRPAAMPLRFATPIGGVAGTSFKPEHLPAIIEAGSRRGFFEVHAENYMGDGGPPHRALEAIRRDHPLSLHGVCMSIGGPRPLDKTHLARFRGLVARYQPALVSEHLAWSTHETSFFNDLLPLPYTEATLAYVCDHIDQVQEAIRRPLLLENPSTYVAFRESSMRETEFIRAVAERTGCGLLLDVNNVFVSATNHGFSALDYLADFPLSRVGEIHLAGHAEQADDEGDLLLIDSHDGPVADAVWKLYEIVIGRRGAVPTLIEWDSNIPDWPVLQAEAAAAQAILDRHQSTAMAGGRHAA; this is encoded by the coding sequence ATGACCACGGTGATGAAACCGATCCGACCAGCAGCCATGCCGCTTCGTTTCGCAACTCCCATCGGCGGCGTCGCCGGGACGAGCTTCAAGCCCGAGCATCTCCCTGCCATCATCGAAGCCGGATCTCGGCGTGGCTTCTTCGAGGTCCACGCCGAGAACTACATGGGCGACGGAGGTCCGCCGCATCGCGCGCTGGAGGCCATCCGCCGCGACCATCCGCTCTCGCTGCATGGCGTCTGCATGTCGATCGGCGGCCCCCGGCCGCTCGACAAGACGCATCTGGCGCGCTTTCGCGGCCTGGTCGCGCGCTATCAGCCCGCGCTGGTCTCCGAGCATCTCGCCTGGTCGACCCATGAGACCAGCTTCTTCAACGATCTGTTGCCGCTGCCCTATACCGAAGCGACGCTGGCTTATGTCTGCGACCACATCGACCAGGTGCAGGAAGCGATCCGCCGTCCGCTGCTCCTGGAAAACCCCTCGACCTACGTCGCCTTCCGCGAGTCCTCGATGCGCGAGACCGAGTTCATCCGTGCCGTTGCCGAGCGCACCGGCTGCGGGCTGCTGCTCGACGTCAACAATGTGTTCGTCTCCGCCACCAATCACGGTTTTTCGGCGCTGGATTATCTCGCGGATTTCCCGTTGTCGCGTGTCGGGGAGATTCACCTTGCCGGCCATGCCGAGCAGGCCGACGACGAAGGCGACCTGCTGCTGATCGACAGCCATGACGGTCCGGTCGCGGATGCCGTCTGGAAGCTCTATGAGATCGTCATCGGGCGCCGCGGCGCGGTGCCGACGCTGATCGAATGGGACAGCAACATTCCGGACTGGCCGGTGCTGCAAGCGGAAGCCGCTGCAGCACAGGCGATCCTCGACCGTCATCAGTCCACAGCAATGGCGGGAGGGCGCCATGCGGCCTGA
- a CDS encoding MBL fold metallo-hydrolase codes for MRQVRIGSMRVDLVSEIPALAFDKTWLFANVTDEVIAQNRSWLDHRYIEPETGRFILSHHSYLVRTPRWTAIVDTCCGNHKHRPRVPAWNKLDQPYLENLQALGVTPEQVDFVMCTHLHVDHVGWNTRLLDGSWVPTFPNARYLMGRDEYRHFEAAHDAGPRSPVNHGSFEDSVLPVVAAGLAEFVETDHRLFSDLDAAVRFAPAPGHTAGNMQIHLQGGHDHAVMSGDVIHHPIQCAAPWLSNAADVDPAAAVATRMALLEELADTPSYLLTGHFPAPTAGRVVRHGDAYRFRFED; via the coding sequence ATGCGGCAGGTCAGAATCGGCAGCATGCGGGTCGATCTCGTCAGCGAGATCCCCGCGCTCGCCTTCGACAAGACCTGGCTGTTCGCCAACGTCACCGACGAGGTGATCGCGCAGAACCGCAGCTGGCTCGACCATCGCTATATCGAGCCGGAGACCGGCCGCTTCATCCTCAGCCACCACTCCTATCTCGTCCGCACGCCGCGCTGGACCGCGATCGTCGACACCTGCTGCGGCAATCACAAGCACCGGCCGCGCGTGCCGGCATGGAACAAGCTCGACCAGCCTTACCTGGAGAACCTGCAGGCGCTGGGTGTTACGCCCGAGCAGGTCGACTTCGTGATGTGCACGCATCTGCATGTCGACCACGTCGGCTGGAACACGCGTCTGCTCGACGGAAGCTGGGTGCCGACCTTCCCCAATGCGCGCTATCTGATGGGGCGCGATGAGTACCGGCATTTCGAGGCGGCGCACGACGCAGGGCCGAGGAGCCCAGTGAACCACGGCTCGTTCGAGGATTCCGTGCTGCCGGTCGTTGCCGCCGGCCTCGCCGAATTCGTCGAGACCGATCACCGCCTGTTCAGCGATCTCGACGCGGCCGTGCGCTTCGCGCCGGCGCCGGGCCACACCGCCGGCAACATGCAGATCCATCTCCAGGGTGGTCACGATCACGCGGTGATGTCGGGCGACGTCATCCACCATCCGATCCAATGCGCCGCGCCGTGGCTTTCGAACGCCGCCGACGTCGATCCGGCCGCGGCGGTCGCGACCCGCATGGCGCTGCTGGAGGAACTCGCGGATACGCCGAGCTATCTGCTCACCGGCCATTTTCCGGCGCCGACCGCGGGCCGTGTGGTTCGACACGGCGATGCTTACCGATTTCGTTTCGAAGATTAG
- a CDS encoding TetR/AcrR family transcriptional regulator produces MALHTTSAAEAAAPTTRERILAEALDLFAQSGYGGASMRELARRVGIRESSLYNHFPGKAAILEAIVAEHGPASSASRLEEPRYKQLARQPAAFCRQFALDLVEQWSDPREHQFQKVITAERNRVPGIRAKFADHFYAREQSLMTDYFRGFALAGLVSTRDPRETARLFAAGLIYIRLEHYVMGATPSPRPKVIEAIERYLAFFLSLIAAGNDTDNKKRKPKGENRGKAAPD; encoded by the coding sequence ATGGCTCTCCACACCACAAGCGCGGCGGAAGCGGCTGCGCCCACAACGCGCGAGCGCATCCTCGCCGAGGCGCTCGACCTGTTTGCGCAGAGCGGCTATGGCGGCGCCTCGATGCGCGAGCTCGCGCGCCGCGTCGGCATCCGCGAGAGCAGCCTTTACAACCACTTTCCCGGCAAGGCTGCGATCCTGGAGGCGATCGTTGCCGAGCACGGCCCGGCGAGCTCGGCGAGCCGGCTGGAGGAGCCGCGCTACAAGCAGCTCGCGCGCCAGCCCGCCGCGTTCTGCCGCCAGTTCGCGCTCGACCTCGTCGAGCAATGGTCCGATCCGCGCGAGCATCAGTTCCAGAAGGTCATCACGGCCGAGCGCAACCGCGTGCCCGGCATCCGCGCCAAGTTCGCCGACCATTTCTACGCGCGCGAGCAGAGCCTGATGACGGACTATTTCCGCGGCTTTGCGCTCGCCGGCCTGGTGTCGACGCGGGATCCGCGCGAGACGGCGCGGCTGTTCGCGGCAGGGCTCATCTATATCCGGCTCGAGCATTACGTCATGGGTGCGACGCCGTCGCCGCGGCCGAAGGTGATCGAGGCGATCGAACGCTATCTCGCCTTCTTCCTGTCGCTGATCGCGGCAGGCAACGATACCGACAACAAGAAACGAAAGCCCAAGGGAGAGAACCGTGGCAAGGCTGCCCCTGATTGA